The following proteins are co-located in the Gossypium hirsutum isolate 1008001.06 chromosome A02, Gossypium_hirsutum_v2.1, whole genome shotgun sequence genome:
- the LOC107935253 gene encoding leucine-rich repeat receptor-like serine/threonine-protein kinase BAM1 — translation MRLLLLLLFLLLHISHSYAAGTAARAVTELRALIAVKSSITDDPQSYLSNWNATTPLCSFAGVTCDLTGRHVTSIDLTNFTLSGTLSPSLAHLRFLQNISVADNNLTGPIPTELAVLSNLRYLNLSNNVFNGSFPTQLSQLKNLQVLDLYNNNMTAELPVSVTELPNLRHLHLGGNYFSGQIPSSYGRWEHLEYLAVSGNELSGKIPPEIGNLTKLKELYIGYFNNFEGGLPPEIGNLSELVRFDAANCMLSGEIPPEIGKLQKLDTLFLQVNALSGSLTPELGTLNSLKSMDLSNNMFTGEIPASFAQLKNLTLLNLFRNKLHGQIPDFIGELPELEVLQLWENNFTGSIPQKLGSNKKLQVLDLSSNKLTGTLPPDMCSGNTLQTLITLGNFLLGPIPESLGKCESLSRIRMGENYLNGSIPKGLLGLPQLTQVELQDNYLTGEFPVTDSSISVNLGQISLSNNQLSGALPASVGNFSGVQKLLLDGNKFSGPIPAEIGKLQQLSKIDFSHNKFSGLIPPEICKCKLLTFVDLSRNELSGRIPTEITSMRILNFLNLSRNHLLGSIPSSISTMQSLTSVDFSYNNLSGLVPGSGQFSYFNYTSFLGNPELCGPYLGPCKDGVAKGTHETHVKGGLSASLKLLLVIGLLVFSILFAVAAIIKARSLKKASDARAWKLTAFQRLEFTCDDVLDCLKEDNIIGKGGAGIVYKGSMPSGDQVAVKRLPAMSRGSSHDHGFSAEIQTLGRIRHRHIVRLLGFCSNHETNLLVYEYMPNGSLGEVLHGKKGGHLHWDTRYKIAVEAAKGLCYLHHDCSPLIVHRDVKSNNILLDSEFEAHVADFGLAKFLQDSGTSECMSAIAGSYGYIAPEYAYTLKVDEKSDVYSFGVVLLELVCGRKPVGEFGDGVDIVQWVRKMTDSNKESVLKVLDPRLPSVPLQEVMHVFYVAMLCVEEQAVERPTMREVVQILTELPKPPNSKQGDTTINESPTSPSPDTTLDSPTTTITKDPKDQQQQPPAPKSTPPDLLSI, via the exons ATGAGGTtactcctcctcctcctcttccttCTTCTTCACATTTCCCACTCCTATGCCGCCGGCACCGCCGCAAGAGCCGTTACGGAGCTTCGCGCACTTATCGCTGTTAAATCCTCCATTACCGACGACCCTCAATCTTACCTCTCAAACTGGAATGCAACAACTCCCCTTTGTTCATTCGCCGGAGTCACGTGCGATTTAACCGGTCGGCACGTGACATCCATCGATTTAACTAACTTCACCCTGTCCGGAACCCTTTCCCCCTCGCTTGCCCACCTCCGTTTCCTCCAAAACATCTCCGTCGCCGACAACAATCTTACCGGTCCTATCCCGACGGAGCTCGCCGTCCTATCCAATCTCCGTTATCTAAACCTTTCCAACAATGTTTTCAATGGTTCCTTTCCTACCCAGCTTTCCCAGCTGAAAAATCTACAGGTACTCGATTTATACAACAATAACATGACGGCGGAGTTGCCGGTTTCCGTCACGGAGCTTCCCAATTTGCGTCACTTGCATTTGGGAGGGAACTATTTCAGCGGTCAGATCCCGTCAAGTTACGGCCGTTGGGAGCATCTTGAATATTTAGCCGTTTCGGGTAACGAACTCAGCGGTAAAATCCCACCCGAAATCGGCAACTTAACGAAGCTGAAGGAGTTGTACATTGGTTACTTCAATAATTTTGAAGGTGGTTTGCCGCCGGAGATCGGGAACTTGTCGGAACTCGTTCGTTTTGACGCCGCTAACTGCATGTTATCCGGTGAAATACCGCCGGAGATCGGTAAGTTGCAGAAGCTCGACACGTTGTTCCTCCAGGTGAATGCACTGTCTGGCTCCTTAACTCCCGAGCTGGGAACCTTAAACAGCTTGAAGTCCATGGATTTATCGAACAATATGTTTACCGGTGAGATTCCAGCGAGTTTCGCTCAGCTCAAAAACTTGACTCTTCTCAATCTTTTCAGAAACAAGCTCCACGGACAGATTCCTGACTTCATTGGTGAGTTGCCCGAGTTGGAGGTCTTACAGCTATGGGAAAATAACTTCACCGGAAGCATTCCTCAGAAGTTGGGCAGTAACAAAAAGCTTCAAGTTCTAGATCTTTCGTCGAACAAGTTAACGGGGACTTTGCCGCCGGACATGTGCTCCGGCAACACGTTGCAAACGTTGATTACTTTGGGTAACTTCTTGCTTGGTCCAATCCCAGAATCGTTGGGGAAATGTGAATCACTCAGTCGGATTCGTATGGGTGAAAATTATCTCAACGGGTCCATCCCTAAAGGCCTTTTGGGATTACCACAGCTTACACAAGTTGAGTTACAGGATAACTATCTAACAGGGGAGTTCCCGGTCACTGATTCTTCCATTTCCGTGAATCTCGGCCAAATCAGCTTATCCAACAACCAACTTTCCGGGGCTTTACCGGCTAGCGTCGGTAACTTTTCCGGTGTTCAAAAGCTTCTTCTCGATGGCAACAAGTTTTCGGGTCCAATCCCAGCTGAGATTGGGAAGTTGCAGCAACTTTCAAAGATTGATTTCAGTCATAACAAGTTTTCAGGATTGATCCCACCAGAAATTTGCAAATGCAAGCTGTTAACCTTTGTTGATCTTAGTCGAAACGAGCTTTCCGGTCGAATTCCGACTGAGATCACAAGTATGAGGATATTAAACTTCCTGAATCTGTCGAGAAATCATCTCCTGGGTAGTATCCCTTCTTCAATATCCACTATGCAAAGCTTAACTTCCGTTGATTTCTCGTATAATAATCTCTCCGGTTTGGTTCCTGGCAGTGGTCAGTTTAGTTACTTCAACTACACCTCATTTTTGGGGAACCCTGAGCTGTGTGGTCCTTATTTGGGGCCTTGCAAAGATGGGGTTGCTAAAGGAACACATGAAACTCATGTTAAAGGTGGACTCTCTGCATCTTTGAAGCTTTTGCTCGTAATAGGCCTGCTTGTCTTCTCCATCTTGTTCGCAGTCGCAGCTATAATCAAAGCACGGTCCTTGAAGAAAGCGAGCGATGCTCGGGCTTGGAAGTTAACCGCGTTCCAGCGCTTGGAATTCACTTGTGATGATGTTTTGGATTGTTTGAAGGAGGATAACATTATAGGCAAAGGAGGTGCTGGGATTGTGTACAAGGGATCCATGCCTAGTGGTGACCAGGTCGCCGTTAAAAGGTTACCGGCTATGAGCCGAGGGTCTTCCCATGATCATGGATTCAGTGCTGAGATACAAACTCTGGGGAGGATTAGGCACAGGCATATTGTGAGACTGTTGGGTTTTTGCTCAAATCATGAAACCAATCTCTTGGTTTATGAGTATATGCCTAATGGGAGTTTAGGAGAGGTTCTTCATGGGAAGAAAGGGGGTCATTTGCACTGGGATACCAGATACAAGATCGCGGTCGAGGCGGCTAAGGGACTATGCTACCTTCATCATGATTGTTCCCCTTTGATAGTCCACCGGGATGTGAAATCGAACAATATCCTCCTCGACTCAGAGTTTGAAGCCCATGTTGCTGATTTTGGCCTTGCTAAATTCTTGCAAGATTCTGGCACTTCCGAATGCATGTCCGCCATAGCTGGTTCATACGGATACATAGCTCCAG AATACGCCTACACACTGAAGGTAGATGAGAAGAGTGACGTGTATAGCTTTGGTGTAGTCCTGTTAGAACTAGTCTGTGGCAGAAAACCGGTAGGGGAGTTCGGTGATGGAGTCGATATTGTTCAATGGGTTCGAAAAATGACAGACTCAAACAAAGAAAGTGTCCTCAAAGTCCTTGATCCCAGACTCCCATCAGTTCCTCTCCAGGAAGTGATGCACGTATTCTACGTCGCCATGCTTTGCGTCGAAGAACAAGCTGTAGAGCGACCAACGATGAGGGAAGTGGTTCAAATCCTAACCGAACTCCCAAAACCACCAAACTCAAAACAGGGAGACACCACAATCAATGAGTCCCCAACATCACCATCACCAGACACAACTCTAGACTCACCTACAACAACAATCACAAAGGACCCAAAAGACCAGCAACAACAGCCCCCAGCACCTAAATCAACACCACCTGATCTTCTTAGCATTTAA
- the LOC107935268 gene encoding malate dehydrogenase 1, peroxisomal isoform X2 yields the protein MMWLTLLVLLLILATWILELWYASVFQVPFYVRGFLGQQQLEEALTGMDLVIIPAGVPRKPGMTRDDLFNINAGIVKTLCEGIAKCCPKAIVNLISNPVNSTVPIAAEVFKKAGTFDPNRLLGVTMLDVVRANTFVAEVMGLDPREVDVPVIGGHAGVTILPLLSQVKPPCSFTQKEIEYLTNRIQNGGTEVVEAKAGAGSATLSMAYAAVQFADACLRGLRGDADIVRCAFVASHVTELPFFASKVRLGRCGVEEIYPLGPLNEYERVGLEKAKKELETSIEKGVAFVKK from the exons ATGATGTGGTTAACACTCCTGGTGTTACTGCTGATATTAGCCACATGGATACTGGAGCTGTGGTATGCTAGTGTTTTTCAAGTTCCCTTTTAC GTACGTGGATTTCTGGGGCAACAGCAATTGGAGGAGGCTCTAACAGGAATGGACCTTGTAATTATTCCAGCTGGAGTTCCTAGGAAACCTGGAATGACAAGGGATGATCTTTTCAACATCAATGCTGGAATTGTTAAGACACTGTGCGAGGGAATAGCTAAGTGCTGTCCCAAAGCTATTGTCAATTTGATTAGTAATCCTGTTAATTCCACTGTTCCGATCGCTGCAGAAGTTTTCAAGAAAGCTGGCACCTTTGATCCAAACAGACTTCTGGGAGTCACAATGCTTGATGTTGTTAGAGCCAATACGTTTGTG GCAGAAGTCATGGGTCTTGATCCGCGGGAGGTTGATGTTCCGGTTATTGGGGGACACGCAGGGGTTACTATTTTACCCCTTCTATCTCAG GTTAAGCCTCCATGCTCTTTCACCCAAAAAGAAATCGAGTATCTGACAAACCGCATTCAGAATGGTGGTACAGAAGTCGTTGAG GCAAAGGCTGGTGCTGGGTCTGCAACATTATCGATG GCATATGCTGCGGTTCAATTTGCCGATGCATGTCTTCGGGGCTTAAGAGGTGATGCTGACATTGTTCGATGTGCATTTGTGGCTTCTCAT GTGACTGAATTGCCCTTCTTCGCATCCAAGGTAAGACTCGGTCGTTGCGGAGTTGAGGAAATATACCCTCTTGGCCCACTAAATGAGTATGAGAG GGTTGGCTTGGAGAAGGCAAAGAAAGAACTAGAAACTAGCATTGAGAAGGGGGTTGCCTTTGTCAAGAAATGA
- the LOC107935268 gene encoding malate dehydrogenase, glyoxysomal isoform X1, which yields MQETNNSRVNQRIATISAHLNPPSFSHMEGSSGLGRADCRAKGGLTGFKVAILGAAGGIGQPLSLLMKMNPLVSVLHLYDVVNTPGVTADISHMDTGAVVRGFLGQQQLEEALTGMDLVIIPAGVPRKPGMTRDDLFNINAGIVKTLCEGIAKCCPKAIVNLISNPVNSTVPIAAEVFKKAGTFDPNRLLGVTMLDVVRANTFVAEVMGLDPREVDVPVIGGHAGVTILPLLSQVKPPCSFTQKEIEYLTNRIQNGGTEVVEAKAGAGSATLSMAYAAVQFADACLRGLRGDADIVRCAFVASHVTELPFFASKVRLGRCGVEEIYPLGPLNEYERVGLEKAKKELETSIEKGVAFVKK from the exons ATGCAGGAGACCAATAATTCTCGAGTCAACCAACGAATTGCAACAATCTCGGCtcatctcaacccacccagcttTTCCCACATGGAGGGTAGTTCGGGTTTGGGTCGAGCTGACTGCCGAGCCAAAGGTGGGTTAACTGGTTTCAAGGTGGCGATTTTGGGAGCGGCAGGTGGGATAGGGCAACCGTTATCATTGTTGATGAAGATGAATCCTTTGGTTTCTGTTCTTCATCTTTATGATGTGGTTAACACTCCTGGTGTTACTGCTGATATTAGCCACATGGATACTGGAGCTGTG GTACGTGGATTTCTGGGGCAACAGCAATTGGAGGAGGCTCTAACAGGAATGGACCTTGTAATTATTCCAGCTGGAGTTCCTAGGAAACCTGGAATGACAAGGGATGATCTTTTCAACATCAATGCTGGAATTGTTAAGACACTGTGCGAGGGAATAGCTAAGTGCTGTCCCAAAGCTATTGTCAATTTGATTAGTAATCCTGTTAATTCCACTGTTCCGATCGCTGCAGAAGTTTTCAAGAAAGCTGGCACCTTTGATCCAAACAGACTTCTGGGAGTCACAATGCTTGATGTTGTTAGAGCCAATACGTTTGTG GCAGAAGTCATGGGTCTTGATCCGCGGGAGGTTGATGTTCCGGTTATTGGGGGACACGCAGGGGTTACTATTTTACCCCTTCTATCTCAG GTTAAGCCTCCATGCTCTTTCACCCAAAAAGAAATCGAGTATCTGACAAACCGCATTCAGAATGGTGGTACAGAAGTCGTTGAG GCAAAGGCTGGTGCTGGGTCTGCAACATTATCGATG GCATATGCTGCGGTTCAATTTGCCGATGCATGTCTTCGGGGCTTAAGAGGTGATGCTGACATTGTTCGATGTGCATTTGTGGCTTCTCAT GTGACTGAATTGCCCTTCTTCGCATCCAAGGTAAGACTCGGTCGTTGCGGAGTTGAGGAAATATACCCTCTTGGCCCACTAAATGAGTATGAGAG GGTTGGCTTGGAGAAGGCAAAGAAAGAACTAGAAACTAGCATTGAGAAGGGGGTTGCCTTTGTCAAGAAATGA